Proteins co-encoded in one Aquincola tertiaricarbonis genomic window:
- a CDS encoding nucleobase:cation symporter-2 family protein: MSQTTTVHPVDEKPRLPRLAALGLQHVLVMYAGAIAVPLIVGRALKLSPDQVALLISADLFCCGIATLIQSWGLTQWFGIRLPVMMGVTFAAVGPMVAMAESTPGVEGARAIFGAIIAAGFIGVFIAPLASRMLRFFPPVVTGTIIAVIGISLMRVGIGWAMGGPAFLAKIPDPAFAAGGGTGPAPMIANPNYAALDNMAIAFFVLAVILLIAKYTRGFVQNISVLLGIVAGGIVATAMGKMHFDKVAGAHWFDVVLPFSFGMPTFDPVLIATMVLVMIVTFIESTGMFLALGDLTGRRVTPQSLTAGLRVDGLGTIIGGVFNTFPYTSFSQNVGLVGVTGVRSRFVCVAGGIILIVLGLIPKMAALVESLPQFVLGGAGLVMFGMVAATGVRILAAVDYKTNRNNLYIVAVSVSLGMVPLVAPAWTQHMPHGLHPLLESGILLATLSAVLLNLFFNGAQRASLEETRDAALAADGGH, from the coding sequence ATGAGCCAAACCACCACGGTCCACCCGGTGGATGAAAAGCCGCGCCTGCCGCGCCTGGCCGCCCTGGGCCTGCAGCATGTGCTGGTGATGTATGCCGGTGCCATCGCGGTGCCGCTGATCGTGGGCCGCGCGCTCAAGCTGTCGCCTGATCAGGTGGCGCTGCTGATCTCGGCCGACCTGTTCTGCTGCGGCATCGCCACGCTGATCCAGAGCTGGGGCCTGACGCAATGGTTCGGCATCCGCCTGCCGGTGATGATGGGCGTGACCTTCGCGGCCGTGGGCCCGATGGTGGCGATGGCCGAGTCCACGCCGGGCGTGGAGGGCGCCAGGGCCATCTTCGGGGCCATCATCGCGGCGGGCTTCATCGGCGTGTTCATCGCGCCGCTGGCCAGCCGCATGCTGCGCTTCTTTCCGCCGGTGGTCACCGGCACCATCATCGCGGTGATCGGCATCAGCCTGATGCGCGTGGGCATTGGCTGGGCGATGGGCGGGCCGGCCTTCCTGGCCAAGATCCCCGACCCGGCCTTCGCGGCCGGTGGCGGCACCGGGCCGGCGCCGATGATCGCCAACCCCAACTACGCGGCGCTGGACAACATGGCCATCGCCTTCTTCGTGCTGGCGGTGATCCTGCTGATCGCCAAGTACACGCGCGGCTTCGTGCAGAACATCTCGGTGCTGCTGGGCATCGTGGCGGGCGGCATCGTGGCCACGGCCATGGGCAAGATGCACTTCGACAAGGTGGCCGGCGCGCACTGGTTCGACGTGGTGCTGCCGTTCAGCTTCGGCATGCCCACCTTCGATCCGGTGCTGATCGCCACCATGGTGCTGGTGATGATCGTGACCTTCATCGAATCGACCGGCATGTTCCTGGCGCTGGGCGACCTGACGGGCCGCCGCGTGACGCCGCAGAGCCTGACCGCCGGGCTGCGGGTGGACGGGCTGGGCACCATCATCGGCGGGGTGTTCAACACCTTTCCGTACACCAGCTTCTCGCAGAACGTGGGGCTGGTGGGCGTGACGGGCGTGCGCAGCCGCTTCGTGTGCGTGGCCGGCGGCATCATCCTGATCGTGCTGGGGCTGATCCCGAAGATGGCGGCGCTGGTCGAGTCGCTGCCGCAGTTTGTGCTGGGTGGCGCCGGGCTGGTGATGTTCGGCATGGTGGCCGCAACCGGCGTGCGCATCCTGGCCGCGGTGGACTACAAAACCAACCGCAACAACCTCTACATCGTGGCCGTCTCGGTCAGCCTGGGCATGGTGCCGCTGGTGGCCCCGGCCTGGACGCAGCACATGCCGCATGGTCTGCATCCGCTGCTCGAATCCGGCATCCTGCTGGCGACCCTCAGCGCGGTGCTGCTGAACCTCTTCTTCAACGGCGCGCAGCGGGCCAGCCTGGAAGAGACGCGGGATGCGGCGTTGGCGGCGGATGGGGGGCATTGA
- a CDS encoding urate hydroxylase PuuD produces the protein MEAYLFDWLNLLLRWLHVITAIAWIGASFYFVMLDNSLTPPEDEDLLARGVNGELWAVHGGGFYNSQKYFVGPKKMPKGNLHWSYWESYSTWLSGFALFSVMYLWQAQTFLVDPRVFQWSQGGAVAAALGFLVAGWIVYDLICRVFGRNKDGSIGGDLRVGVLIFLYVCAATWLACHLFAGRAAFLLMGAMLGTIMSANVFFWIIPGQRKVVADLKAGRKPDPIHGQRGKQRSVHNTYFTLPVLIAMISNHYGMLYLHPHNWLVLIGMMLVGALVRQFFVLRHRHKERWELVIVAIGLLIGLVFFVAPERSPLPPPGTAQPGQPQLQGFARVEQIVNQRCAMCHNAALASKGVQLHTADLVAEHAAQIYQQAVVSKQMPLNNATGITAEERALLGKWFEAGAKRE, from the coding sequence ATGGAAGCGTATCTGTTCGACTGGCTGAACCTGCTGCTGCGCTGGCTGCACGTCATCACCGCGATCGCCTGGATCGGCGCATCGTTCTACTTCGTGATGCTGGACAACAGCCTCACACCCCCTGAAGACGAAGACCTGCTGGCGCGTGGCGTCAACGGTGAGCTGTGGGCCGTGCACGGCGGCGGCTTCTACAACTCGCAGAAGTACTTCGTGGGCCCGAAGAAAATGCCCAAGGGCAATCTGCACTGGTCCTACTGGGAGTCGTACTCCACCTGGCTGTCGGGCTTCGCGCTGTTCAGCGTGATGTACCTGTGGCAGGCGCAGACCTTCCTGGTCGACCCACGCGTCTTCCAGTGGTCGCAGGGCGGTGCCGTGGCCGCGGCGCTGGGCTTTCTGGTGGCGGGCTGGATCGTCTACGACCTGATCTGCCGCGTGTTCGGCCGCAACAAGGACGGCTCCATCGGCGGCGACCTGCGGGTGGGCGTGCTCATCTTCCTGTACGTGTGCGCGGCCACCTGGCTGGCCTGCCACCTGTTCGCCGGCCGCGCCGCCTTCCTGCTGATGGGCGCGATGCTGGGCACCATCATGAGTGCCAACGTCTTCTTCTGGATCATCCCCGGCCAGCGCAAGGTGGTGGCCGACCTGAAGGCGGGCCGCAAGCCCGACCCGATCCACGGCCAGCGCGGCAAGCAGCGCAGCGTGCACAACACCTACTTCACGCTGCCGGTGCTGATCGCGATGATCAGCAACCACTACGGCATGCTGTACCTGCACCCGCACAACTGGCTGGTGCTGATCGGCATGATGCTGGTGGGCGCGCTGGTGCGGCAGTTCTTCGTGCTGCGCCACCGCCACAAGGAGCGCTGGGAGCTGGTGATCGTGGCCATCGGCCTGCTGATCGGCCTGGTGTTCTTCGTGGCGCCTGAACGCAGCCCGCTGCCGCCCCCGGGCACCGCGCAGCCCGGCCAGCCGCAGCTGCAGGGCTTTGCCCGTGTGGAGCAGATCGTCAACCAGCGCTGCGCGATGTGCCACAACGCGGCGTTGGCCAGCAAGGGCGTGCAGCTGCACACGGCCGACCTGGTGGCCGAGCATGCGGCCCAGATCTACCAGCAGGCCGTGGTCAGCAAGCAGATGCCGCTGAACAACGCCACGGGCATCACGGCCGAGGAGCGTGCGTTGCTCGGCAAATGGTTCGAAGCCGGCGCCAAACGCGAATGA
- the uraH gene encoding hydroxyisourate hydrolase, whose translation MGKLTTHVLDTARGGPAAGMAVTLYQLDDGLPQQLKRVVLNHDGRADEPLLAGDTFKPGRYRLVFEVASYFNAMGAELPDPPFLDQVPLDFGIADATAHYHVPLLVSPWSYSTYRGS comes from the coding sequence ATGGGCAAGCTGACCACCCACGTACTCGATACCGCCCGCGGCGGTCCGGCGGCCGGCATGGCGGTCACGCTCTACCAGCTGGACGACGGGCTGCCGCAACAGCTCAAGCGGGTGGTGCTCAACCACGACGGCCGCGCCGACGAACCGCTGCTGGCCGGCGACACCTTCAAGCCCGGCCGCTACCGGCTGGTGTTCGAGGTGGCCTCCTACTTCAACGCCATGGGCGCCGAGCTGCCCGACCCGCCTTTCCTCGACCAGGTGCCGCTGGACTTCGGCATTGCCGACGCCACGGCCCACTACCATGTGCCGCTGCTGGTCAGCCCCTGGAGCTACAGCACCTACCGGGGCAGCTGA
- a CDS encoding GntR family transcriptional regulator, which produces MPRAPAASHAPLSTPPRTRRAQAAQAVQETRPPEPAADGAETSSTQRIVDAITTAIVERRLQPGTKLVEQQIADVFSVSRTLVRQALNQLSRDRLVKLEPARGAFVATPSVEEARQVFEARKLIEGAMIKQLCARITPAQIAELRGHLQAELDAIQRTDVPGRTWLLSDFHLVLARMLGNEVLAQLLADLLSRSSLISLMYQSSHSAEHSRDEHVAIVDALERGDARAAVRLTEAHLSNVERNLRLHPRTSDLQAALRPHAAPAHP; this is translated from the coding sequence ATGCCCCGCGCACCTGCCGCCTCTCACGCACCGTTGAGCACCCCGCCACGCACCAGGCGTGCGCAGGCGGCCCAGGCCGTGCAGGAAACGCGCCCGCCCGAGCCCGCGGCAGATGGCGCCGAGACCAGCAGCACCCAGCGCATCGTCGATGCCATCACCACCGCCATCGTCGAGCGGCGGCTGCAGCCCGGCACCAAGCTGGTGGAGCAGCAGATCGCCGACGTGTTCAGCGTCTCGCGCACGCTGGTGCGGCAGGCGCTCAACCAGCTCAGCCGCGACCGGCTGGTCAAGCTGGAGCCGGCCCGCGGCGCCTTCGTCGCCACGCCCAGCGTGGAAGAGGCGCGCCAAGTGTTCGAGGCGCGCAAGCTGATCGAGGGCGCGATGATCAAGCAGCTGTGCGCGCGCATCACCCCGGCGCAGATCGCCGAACTGCGCGGCCACCTGCAGGCCGAGCTCGATGCCATCCAGCGCACCGACGTGCCCGGCCGCACCTGGCTGCTGAGCGACTTCCACCTGGTGCTGGCCCGCATGCTGGGCAACGAGGTGCTGGCCCAGCTGCTGGCCGACCTGCTGTCGCGCAGCTCGCTCATCTCCCTCATGTACCAGTCGTCGCACTCGGCCGAGCACTCGCGCGACGAGCACGTGGCCATCGTCGATGCGCTGGAGCGCGGCGACGCCCGCGCCGCCGTGCGCCTGACCGAAGCCCACCTTTCGAACGTGGAGCGCAACCTGCGGTTGCATCCGCGCACCTCGGACCTGCAGGCCGCCTTGCGGCCGCATGCAGCGCCCGCCCACCCCTGA
- the puuE gene encoding allantoinase PuuE, with protein sequence MSHPENHDPRAGEHTYAGYARDMKGYGRDVPHARWPGGARIAVSFVLNYEEGGENNPLHGDPSTETFLSEMVTASAFENRHMTMESMYEYGSRVGVWRVLREFESRGLPLTIFGVGMAMQRYPELVQHFVQAGYEIANHGLRWIHYQNLPEATEARHIALGTQVVREMTGGQWPVGWYTGRDSPNTRRLVVDHGGYEYDSDYYGDDLPFWLNVQKTAGGESPMLVVPYSLDTNDMRCVQANGFNTGEAFFTYLRDTFDALYAEGDPNGLDRPKMMSIGMHCRLLGKPGRIAALQRFLDHVTSREQVWITRRVDIARHWKQVHPYNPATAHTWR encoded by the coding sequence ATGAGTCACCCAGAGAACCACGACCCCCGCGCCGGCGAGCACACCTATGCCGGCTATGCCCGCGACATGAAGGGCTACGGCCGCGACGTGCCCCACGCCCGCTGGCCGGGCGGCGCGCGCATCGCGGTGTCCTTCGTGCTCAATTACGAAGAAGGCGGCGAGAACAACCCGCTGCACGGCGACCCGTCGACCGAAACCTTCCTGTCGGAGATGGTCACCGCCTCGGCCTTCGAGAACCGGCACATGACCATGGAGTCGATGTACGAGTACGGCTCGCGCGTGGGCGTGTGGCGCGTGCTGCGCGAGTTCGAGAGCCGCGGCCTGCCGCTGACCATCTTCGGCGTGGGCATGGCCATGCAGCGCTACCCCGAGCTGGTGCAGCACTTCGTGCAGGCCGGCTACGAGATCGCCAACCACGGCCTGCGCTGGATCCACTACCAGAACCTGCCTGAAGCGACGGAAGCGCGCCACATCGCGCTGGGCACGCAGGTGGTGCGCGAGATGACCGGCGGCCAGTGGCCGGTGGGCTGGTACACCGGCCGCGACAGCCCCAACACCCGCCGCCTGGTGGTGGACCATGGCGGCTACGAATACGACAGCGACTACTACGGCGACGACCTGCCCTTCTGGCTGAACGTACAGAAGACCGCAGGCGGCGAATCGCCGATGCTGGTGGTGCCCTACTCGCTGGACACCAACGACATGCGCTGCGTGCAGGCCAACGGCTTCAACACCGGCGAGGCCTTCTTCACCTACCTGCGCGACACCTTCGACGCGCTGTATGCCGAAGGCGACCCCAACGGGCTGGACCGGCCCAAGATGATGAGCATCGGCATGCACTGCCGGCTGCTGGGCAAGCCCGGCCGCATCGCGGCGCTGCAGCGCTTCCTGGACCATGTGACGAGCCGCGAGCAGGTGTGGATCACCCGCCGCGTGGACATCGCCCGCCACTGGAAGCAGGTGCACCCCTACAACCCCGCCACCGCCCATACGTGGCGCTGA
- the uraD gene encoding 2-oxo-4-hydroxy-4-carboxy-5-ureidoimidazoline decarboxylase, producing the protein MLSLFQLNEASQAEFVALLDGVYEHSPWIAEQAHGRKPAGGFTSLAQLKLALAQVVTDAAHDQQLALVRAHPELAGKAMVSKTLTAESTHEQGKAGLTDCTPLEFEKIQQLNAAYNERFGFPFVMAVRGPRGLGLHRSEIIATFERRLGHPADYELAEALRNIHRIAEIRLNDKFGVEPTLGNLVWDWAEALAVHSDPGYAEQGQLTVTYLTDAHLACARQLQSWMLACGFDDVRIDAVGNVVGVYHGSDPSARRLLTGSHYDTVRNGGKYDGRLGILVPMACVRELHRAGRRLPYGLEVIGFAEEEGQRYKATFLGSGAVIGQFDGRWLDQQDADGVTMRQAMADAGLDPADIPLLRRDPAGYLGFVEVHIEQGPVLNELGLPLGVVTSINGSVRYLCEITGMASHAGTTPMNRRRDAAAATAEVILYLERRAGSVPDLVGTVGMLQVPAGSINVVPGRCLFSLDIRATTNEVRDECAADVLAEINAICERRGVAFKAEETMRAAAAPSDAAWQQRWERAVEALSLPVFRMPSGAGHDAMKLHEVMPQAMLFLRGLNAGISHNPLESITNDDTELCVQAFQRLLDQLATELQA; encoded by the coding sequence ATGCTCAGCCTCTTCCAACTGAACGAAGCCTCGCAGGCCGAGTTCGTCGCGCTGCTGGACGGCGTGTACGAGCACTCGCCCTGGATCGCCGAACAGGCCCATGGCCGCAAGCCGGCTGGCGGCTTCACCAGCCTGGCCCAGCTCAAGCTGGCGCTGGCCCAGGTGGTGACCGATGCCGCCCACGACCAGCAGCTGGCCCTGGTGCGCGCCCACCCCGAGCTGGCCGGCAAGGCCATGGTCAGCAAGACGCTGACCGCCGAATCCACCCACGAGCAAGGCAAGGCCGGCCTGACCGACTGCACGCCGCTGGAGTTCGAGAAGATCCAGCAGCTCAATGCCGCCTACAACGAACGCTTCGGCTTCCCGTTCGTGATGGCGGTGCGCGGGCCGCGCGGCCTGGGCCTGCACCGCAGCGAGATCATCGCCACCTTCGAACGCCGGCTGGGCCACCCCGCCGACTACGAGCTGGCCGAGGCGCTGCGCAACATCCACCGCATTGCCGAGATCCGGCTGAACGACAAGTTCGGCGTCGAGCCCACGCTGGGCAACCTGGTGTGGGACTGGGCCGAAGCCCTGGCCGTGCACAGCGACCCTGGCTACGCCGAGCAGGGCCAGCTCACCGTCACCTACCTGACCGATGCGCACCTGGCCTGCGCGCGGCAGCTGCAGTCGTGGATGCTGGCATGCGGCTTCGACGACGTGCGCATCGACGCGGTGGGCAACGTGGTGGGCGTGTACCACGGCAGCGATCCTTCAGCGCGCCGCCTGCTCACCGGCAGCCACTACGACACCGTGCGCAACGGCGGCAAGTACGACGGCCGGCTGGGCATCCTGGTGCCCATGGCCTGCGTGCGTGAGCTGCACCGCGCCGGCCGCCGCCTGCCTTACGGGCTGGAGGTGATCGGCTTTGCCGAAGAAGAAGGCCAGCGCTACAAGGCCACCTTCCTGGGCTCGGGCGCGGTCATCGGCCAGTTCGACGGCCGCTGGCTCGACCAGCAGGACGCCGACGGCGTGACCATGCGCCAGGCGATGGCCGACGCCGGCCTGGACCCGGCCGACATCCCGCTGCTGCGGCGCGACCCGGCGGGCTACCTCGGCTTCGTGGAAGTGCACATCGAGCAAGGGCCGGTGCTCAACGAGCTGGGTCTGCCGCTGGGCGTGGTGACCTCGATCAACGGCAGCGTGCGCTACCTGTGCGAGATCACCGGCATGGCCAGCCACGCCGGCACCACGCCGATGAACCGCCGCCGCGATGCGGCCGCCGCCACCGCCGAAGTGATCCTGTACCTGGAACGGCGCGCTGGCAGCGTGCCCGACCTGGTGGGCACCGTGGGCATGCTGCAGGTGCCGGCCGGCTCCATCAACGTGGTGCCGGGGCGCTGCCTGTTCAGCCTGGACATCCGCGCCACCACCAATGAAGTGCGCGACGAATGCGCGGCAGACGTGCTGGCCGAAATCAACGCCATCTGCGAACGGCGCGGCGTGGCCTTCAAGGCCGAAGAAACCATGCGCGCCGCCGCCGCCCCCAGCGATGCCGCCTGGCAGCAGCGCTGGGAGCGCGCGGTGGAGGCGCTGTCGCTGCCGGTGTTCCGCATGCCCAGCGGCGCCGGCCACGACGCGATGAAGCTGCACGAGGTGATGCCGCAGGCGATGCTGTTCCTGCGCGGGCTCAATGCCGGCATCAGCCACAACCCGCTGGAAAGCATCACCAACGACGACACCGAACTGTGCGTGCAGGCCTTCCAGCGCCTGCTCGACCAACTTGCCACGGAACTCCAAGCATGA
- a CDS encoding M20 family metallopeptidase produces the protein MSTTPYQQLDAWIDAHFDEEVKTLQALVQVPTDTPPGNNAPHAERTAQLLESFGFAPEKHPVPAQAVKDYGLESITNLIVRRKYGEGRTIALNAHGDVVPPGEGWTHPPYGGEVHDGKLYARAAAVSKSDFASYIFAVRALESLGAPLKGGVELHFTYDEEFGGELGPGWLLQQGLTKPDLLIAAGFSYQVVTAHNGCLQMEVTVHGKMAHAAIPDTGVDALQGAVAILNALYAQNKLYKQVTSKVEGITHPYLNVGRIEGGTNTNVVPGKVVLKLDRRMIPEENPAEVEAEVRRVIAEAAAGQPGITVDIKRLLLANAMKPLAGNQPLVTAIQKHGQELFGEPIPTSGTPLYTDVRLYVERGIPAVIYGAGPRTVLESNAKRADEHLVLEDLRKATKVVARTLFDLLS, from the coding sequence ATGAGCACCACGCCCTACCAACAACTCGACGCCTGGATCGACGCCCACTTCGACGAAGAGGTGAAGACGCTGCAGGCCCTGGTGCAGGTGCCCACCGACACCCCGCCCGGCAACAACGCGCCGCATGCCGAGCGCACCGCGCAGCTGCTGGAGAGCTTCGGCTTTGCGCCCGAGAAGCACCCGGTGCCGGCGCAGGCGGTGAAGGACTACGGCCTTGAATCGATCACCAACCTGATCGTGCGCCGGAAGTACGGCGAAGGCCGCACCATCGCGCTGAACGCCCACGGCGACGTGGTGCCCCCGGGTGAAGGCTGGACCCACCCGCCCTACGGCGGCGAGGTGCACGACGGCAAGCTCTACGCCCGCGCGGCGGCCGTGAGCAAGAGCGACTTCGCCAGCTACATCTTCGCGGTGCGGGCGCTGGAATCGCTGGGCGCGCCGCTCAAGGGCGGCGTGGAGCTGCACTTCACGTATGACGAAGAGTTCGGCGGTGAACTGGGCCCCGGCTGGCTGCTGCAGCAGGGCCTGACGAAGCCCGACCTGCTGATCGCCGCCGGCTTCAGCTACCAGGTGGTGACGGCCCACAACGGCTGCCTGCAGATGGAAGTGACGGTGCACGGCAAGATGGCGCATGCGGCCATCCCCGACACCGGCGTGGATGCGCTTCAGGGCGCGGTGGCCATCCTGAATGCGCTGTATGCGCAGAACAAGTTGTACAAGCAGGTCACGTCCAAGGTGGAGGGCATCACCCACCCGTACCTGAACGTGGGCCGCATCGAAGGCGGCACCAACACCAACGTGGTGCCGGGCAAGGTGGTGCTCAAGCTCGACCGCCGCATGATCCCGGAAGAAAACCCGGCCGAGGTGGAAGCCGAGGTGCGCCGCGTGATCGCCGAAGCCGCGGCCGGCCAGCCGGGCATCACGGTGGACATCAAGCGCCTGCTGCTGGCCAACGCCATGAAGCCGCTGGCCGGCAACCAGCCGCTGGTGACCGCCATCCAGAAGCACGGGCAGGAACTGTTCGGAGAGCCCATCCCCACCAGCGGCACGCCGCTGTACACCGACGTGCGCCTGTACGTGGAACGCGGCATCCCCGCCGTGATCTACGGCGCCGGCCCGCGCACGGTGCTGGAAAGCAATGCCAAGCGCGCCGATGAGCACCTGGTGCTGGAAGACCTGCGCAAGGCCACCAAGGTGGTGGCGCGCACGCTCTTCGACCTGCTGAGCTGA
- a CDS encoding tripartite tricarboxylate transporter substrate-binding protein produces MRRRHFNLGLGAALAPGLAGAQPAEALRLLTGFPTGAVDLVARLLAEQLQPLLGRPVWVEAHPGASGRLAPQAMKQARPDGQSLLLVPHGAVTLFPHVFRQLGYDPVADLAPLAQVAQFDLVIGAGPGVPAGDVRQLARWLRAQRAPAGCASPGIGTSAHFLLARLAELTGVALTHVPYKSPGEALAAVVGGHVPLAVLPLSDLQEAARAGRLRLIGCFSAERTPLEPELPTVREAGIDLAVSGWLGLYARAGTPAEVLARQGAAVARVLAQPELRARLQVAGLRAGSLDAAGLAQLQARESAFWADAVRRTGFQPLD; encoded by the coding sequence CCATTTCAACCTCGGGCTGGGCGCGGCGCTGGCGCCCGGCCTGGCCGGCGCGCAGCCGGCCGAGGCGCTGCGGCTGCTCACCGGATTCCCGACCGGCGCCGTCGACCTGGTGGCGCGACTGCTCGCCGAGCAACTGCAGCCCTTGCTCGGCCGCCCGGTGTGGGTGGAGGCGCACCCCGGCGCCAGCGGCCGGCTGGCGCCGCAGGCGATGAAGCAGGCGCGGCCCGATGGCCAATCGCTGCTGCTGGTGCCGCACGGCGCGGTCACGCTGTTTCCGCACGTGTTCCGCCAGCTGGGCTACGACCCGGTGGCCGATCTGGCGCCGCTGGCGCAGGTGGCCCAGTTCGATCTCGTGATCGGCGCCGGCCCGGGCGTGCCGGCGGGCGACGTGCGGCAACTGGCCCGCTGGCTGCGCGCGCAGCGGGCGCCCGCGGGTTGCGCCTCGCCCGGCATCGGCACCAGTGCGCACTTCCTGCTGGCGCGCTTGGCCGAGTTGACAGGCGTCGCCTTGACCCATGTGCCTTACAAGTCGCCGGGCGAGGCGCTGGCGGCGGTGGTGGGCGGCCATGTGCCGCTGGCGGTGCTGCCGCTGTCCGACCTGCAGGAGGCGGCGCGAGCGGGGCGGCTGCGGCTGATCGGCTGCTTCAGCGCCGAGCGCACGCCGCTGGAGCCCGAGCTGCCGACGGTGCGCGAGGCCGGCATCGACCTGGCCGTGAGCGGCTGGCTGGGCCTGTATGCCCGCGCCGGCACGCCGGCTGAGGTGCTGGCCCGCCAGGGCGCGGCCGTGGCCCGGGTGCTGGCCCAGCCCGAGCTGCGGGCCCGGCTGCAGGTGGCCGGCCTGCGCGCCGGCAGCCTGGACGCCGCCGGCCTGGCGCAGCTGCAGGCCCGCGAATCGGCCTTCTGGGCCGACGCGGTACGCCGAACGGGCTTTCAGCCCCTGGATTGA